The following coding sequences are from one Paenibacillus tundrae window:
- a CDS encoding DoxX family protein — MLDVGLLLIRLVIGLSFMAHGAQKLFGWFGGYGIKGTGGWFESMGMKPGALVALLAGLAEFGGGLLLALGLLTPVGGILIALTMVIAIVKVHGANGYWSTQNGFEYNLAILVVGVALALTGGGQYALDALIF, encoded by the coding sequence ATGTTGGATGTAGGATTGTTGTTGATTCGTTTGGTGATTGGTTTGTCGTTTATGGCGCATGGTGCTCAGAAATTGTTTGGCTGGTTCGGTGGATATGGGATTAAAGGTACTGGTGGTTGGTTTGAATCTATGGGTATGAAGCCTGGTGCGTTGGTGGCATTGCTAGCAGGTTTGGCAGAGTTCGGCGGTGGATTGCTGCTTGCACTTGGTCTGCTTACACCAGTTGGTGGTATTCTCATCGCATTAACAATGGTGATCGCGATTGTGAAGGTTCATGGGGCTAATGGATACTGGTCTACGCAGAACGGATTCGAGTATAACCTCGCGATTCTAGTGGTCGGTGTAGCTCTGGCTCTGACAGGTGGCGGACAGTACGCCTTGGATGCTTTGATTTTCTAA